Proteins encoded within one genomic window of Streptomyces profundus:
- a CDS encoding SAF domain-containing protein — protein sequence MASAVGFAALVGEAGDRRAVLAVTGDLPAGHVIAPGDLREVRVAADGGVVAASELRTVVGQLAAVPLTRGSLLAPGQVAGEAAYPPEGFSEVAFAVAAGDAPRVERGQRVAVFPGRQAGEDGAVPGGVVGTVSEVAEVGSLTGMRLTLLVESAAAERAAVLSHPRVAVLSSQDGSGDGDER from the coding sequence GTGGCGTCGGCGGTGGGGTTCGCGGCGTTGGTGGGGGAGGCCGGGGATCGGCGGGCGGTGTTGGCGGTGACGGGTGATCTGCCGGCCGGTCATGTGATCGCGCCCGGGGATCTGCGTGAGGTGCGAGTGGCGGCGGATGGTGGGGTCGTGGCCGCGAGTGAGTTGCGGACGGTGGTGGGGCAGTTGGCTGCCGTGCCGTTGACGAGGGGTTCGTTGCTGGCGCCGGGGCAGGTGGCGGGCGAGGCCGCGTATCCGCCGGAGGGGTTCTCCGAGGTGGCGTTCGCGGTGGCGGCCGGTGATGCGCCGAGGGTGGAGCGGGGGCAGCGGGTTGCGGTGTTTCCCGGGCGGCAGGCGGGAGAGGACGGTGCGGTGCCGGGGGGTGTGGTGGGCACGGTGAGCGAGGTGGCGGAGGTGGGGTCCTTGACTGGGATGCGGTTGACGTTGTTGGTGGAGTCGGCGGCGGCTGAGCGTGCGGCCGTGCTGAGCCATCCCCGGGTGGCGGTGCTCTCCTCGCAGGACGGCTCGGGGGATGGGGACGAACGGTGA